A single Salminus brasiliensis chromosome 20, fSalBra1.hap2, whole genome shotgun sequence DNA region contains:
- the hspb3 gene encoding heat shock protein beta-3, translating to MAEEGVTISHWISCPVRHQSHFKGRELDQCAEDHLLFALPGPACKELKVEVGVGAGPSDSDDEDSGEPLFRILLDVTQFKPEDILIQVFEGWLLIRGRHGMRMDEHGFASRSFTRQYQLPDQQLQAGDLSAMLCHDGILVVETKDRWWPASD from the coding sequence ATGGCAGAAGAGGGAGTCACCATTTCCCATTGGATCTCCTGCCCAGTCCGGCACCAGAGTCATTTTAAAGGAAGGGAACTCGACCAGTGTGCAGAAGATCATCTGCTGTTTGCCTTGCCTGGACCCGCATGCAAGGAGCTTAAAGTTGAGGTCGGAGTCGGAGCTGGGCCATCAGacagcgacgatgaggattcgGGTGAGCCTCTGTTCCGAATACTCCTGGATGTGACCCAGTTCAAACCAGAGGACATTCTGATCCAGGTGTTCGAGGGGTGGCTGCTGATTCGAGGGCGGCACGGGATGAGGATGGACGAGCACGGGTTTGCATCGCGGAGCTTCACCAGGCAGTACCAGCTGCCCGATCAGCAGCTGCAAGCGGGCGACCTGTCAGCTATGCTGTGTCACGATGGAATACTGGTGGTGGAGACCAAAGACAGATGGTGGCCAGCGTCTGATTAA